The proteins below are encoded in one region of Patescibacteria group bacterium:
- a CDS encoding HD domain-containing protein, whose protein sequence is MKPETILKDWQKRAIRTRELSFARALFKTYPDSNLYLVGGMVRDLLLGRQTKDYDFVVTNVAEAKLLTFLKRHGRVNTVGRTFGVIKFVPTGQHGSLAIDIALPRLDLPAKGTGAYRDIKVVRRASLPIEEDLLRRDYTVNAIAWDIRGKCIVDPTGGIVDLKKRQLRTVGDAATRFAEDYSRVLRGLRFAVTHNFSFAPATWRELRVATAGLVKKVSGEFVVPREVIAREFLRTFVANPVIALNLYDRSTALEKLIPELRATKTCPQPRKYHSEGSVWKHTALALAALASRRFRAKHAGIDAELVVTVLLHDIAKPTMLRTPKKDGVDRVRFDGHDVEGGKMAEAICERLKLSVMSVDSGLHVEPTNVRWLIQHHLLLLHGRVTDMKLRTVLKYFVDHPLAEKLKALLLADTLGTIPASGKPYTKHLVDLERHLKRIPRRDGKLPAPLLGGDGIMRVVRIAAGPAIGFLKRRLREEQLMGTVRTKQAAVEFIKDEYARTYTEGSN, encoded by the coding sequence ATGAAACCAGAAACAATATTAAAAGATTGGCAAAAAAGAGCCATTAGAACACGGGAACTTTCATTTGCCCGTGCCTTATTCAAAACGTATCCTGATTCCAATCTTTATTTGGTCGGGGGCATGGTGCGCGATTTGCTACTTGGTCGACAAACGAAAGACTATGATTTTGTAGTGACCAATGTTGCCGAGGCGAAATTACTAACGTTTCTAAAGCGACATGGCCGAGTGAATACCGTCGGCCGGACGTTCGGGGTTATAAAATTTGTTCCAACAGGTCAACACGGCAGCTTGGCCATTGATATTGCGCTGCCGCGGCTTGATTTACCAGCCAAGGGAACTGGTGCATATAGGGATATAAAGGTGGTGCGTCGTGCGTCTTTACCTATCGAAGAGGATCTTTTGCGTCGAGACTATACGGTGAATGCAATAGCCTGGGATATACGTGGTAAATGCATTGTCGACCCAACCGGCGGAATAGTTGATTTAAAGAAGCGACAATTACGTACGGTGGGTGATGCGGCAACTCGGTTCGCCGAAGATTACTCACGCGTCCTGCGTGGGTTACGATTTGCCGTTACACATAATTTTTCATTTGCACCAGCCACCTGGCGGGAGCTGCGGGTGGCGACGGCTGGGCTTGTAAAAAAAGTGAGCGGTGAATTTGTTGTACCGAGGGAAGTGATTGCTCGTGAGTTTTTGCGGACGTTCGTTGCAAATCCCGTTATTGCGCTCAACCTGTATGACCGCAGTACGGCACTTGAGAAATTAATTCCTGAACTGCGAGCCACGAAAACGTGCCCGCAACCGCGCAAGTATCACAGCGAAGGGTCTGTTTGGAAGCACACTGCGTTGGCACTCGCGGCGCTTGCCTCTAGACGCTTCCGGGCAAAGCATGCAGGCATTGATGCGGAGTTAGTTGTAACGGTGTTACTACACGACATAGCCAAGCCGACCATGCTCAGAACTCCAAAAAAGGATGGCGTCGATCGTGTTCGTTTTGATGGGCACGATGTCGAAGGTGGAAAAATGGCTGAAGCAATTTGTGAGCGACTGAAGCTCTCTGTGATGTCAGTAGATTCGGGACTACACGTTGAGCCAACAAATGTGCGCTGGCTTATTCAGCACCATCTTCTCTTGTTGCACGGTCGGGTGACTGATATGAAGTTGCGCACGGTGCTAAAGTACTTCGTTGACCATCCTTTGGCAGAAAAGCTCAAGGCACTTTTGCTGGCCGATACGCTCGGCACTATTCCAGCCAGTGGAAAGCCGTACACAAAACATCTTGTTGACCTAGAGCGCCATTTGAAGCGGATACCCCGACGTGATGGTAAGTTGCCAGCGCCACTACTTGGTGGTGACGGCATTATGCGCGTGGTGCGTATTGCCGCCGGGCCGGCCATTGGGTTTTTGAAACGTCGATTGCGCGAAGAGCAGTTGATGGGTACAGTACGCACCAAGCAGGCTGCCGTAGAGTTTATAAAAGACGAATATGCCAGAACATACACTGAAGGTTCCAATTGA
- a CDS encoding guanylate kinase: MTPKPLKQKNTGTLFLLVGPSRVGKDTILRSLLRRRSLGLVKLVTMTTRLRRPGEIAGKTYHYVSDDAFQERIAKKQLLEWAPVRNYKYGTPKEPLLTLLQQGHNVIQQIDVRGAAALRARTLRTITIFILPGSLAELKVRLSSNTFTPEQRRVRWTETEQELARQTEFDYRIVNTQGKLGQAVDEVAAIIRSIAQVHS, encoded by the coding sequence ATGACTCCGAAACCGCTGAAACAAAAAAATACCGGCACCCTCTTTCTTTTGGTGGGTCCGTCGCGTGTGGGCAAAGACACCATTCTTCGTTCGCTGCTCCGGCGTAGAAGTTTGGGACTCGTGAAACTCGTAACCATGACAACTCGTTTGCGTCGACCGGGTGAGATAGCCGGGAAGACGTATCATTACGTATCCGACGATGCATTTCAGGAGCGCATAGCAAAAAAGCAGTTACTCGAATGGGCACCAGTGCGTAATTATAAATATGGGACACCGAAAGAGCCGTTACTAACATTGTTGCAGCAAGGTCACAATGTCATTCAACAGATTGACGTACGAGGTGCCGCAGCACTTCGAGCCCGCACGCTGCGAACAATAACCATTTTTATACTCCCTGGTTCCCTTGCCGAACTAAAAGTGCGACTTAGTTCGAACACGTTTACCCCAGAACAGCGGCGGGTGCGATGGACAGAGACCGAACAAGAATTAGCACGTCAGACCGAGTTTGATTATCGCATTGTGAATACGCAAGGAAAATTAGGGCAGGCGGTTGATGAGGTTGCTGCTATCATTCGGAGTATTGCGCAAGTGCACTCTTGA
- a CDS encoding metallopeptidase family protein, which produces MTDEVFSQLVREGIDAIPEHFGKLVDNVVITIEAVARPEQLNEVPIARGHTLLGLYQGVPQTRRGPNYSMVLPDKITIFKEPIVALGNTPEGIRKIVTDTVWHEVAHHFGLDDDAINAAQKRRHAAL; this is translated from the coding sequence ATGACCGATGAAGTATTCAGCCAGCTTGTGCGTGAAGGAATAGATGCTATTCCAGAGCACTTCGGCAAGCTCGTGGATAATGTGGTTATAACCATAGAAGCAGTAGCGCGGCCCGAGCAGCTGAACGAAGTACCCATAGCTCGGGGTCACACACTGCTTGGTTTGTACCAGGGTGTTCCTCAAACCCGTCGCGGACCAAACTACAGCATGGTGCTCCCTGATAAAATAACCATTTTTAAAGAGCCCATTGTCGCGCTCGGTAACACCCCTGAGGGTATTCGAAAAATTGTCACCGACACTGTGTGGCATGAAGTTGCACACCACTTTGGTTTAGATGACGACGCCATTAATGCAGCACAGAAACGACGCCATGCTGCACTTTGA
- a CDS encoding VTT domain-containing protein: MQHRNDAMLHFDLSQIIQTVGLLGVAAIVFAESGLLIGFFLPGDSLLFTAGLLASQGVFSFSLLILLSFIAAVAGDSVGYAFGYRIGPRIFTREDSRFFKKAHLEQAHNFFVRYGAQAIVLARFMPIVRTFTPILAGVGKMPYRTFITYNFIGAALWAIGIPTLGFTLGTLVPSIDEYILPIIAGIIVVSFIPPIKSWWQSRKSSRTQESTLG; the protein is encoded by the coding sequence ATGCAGCACAGAAACGACGCCATGCTGCACTTTGATCTTTCCCAAATTATTCAAACCGTCGGACTCTTGGGCGTCGCCGCTATAGTTTTTGCAGAGTCGGGGCTTCTTATTGGTTTCTTTCTGCCGGGGGATAGCCTGCTGTTCACGGCCGGACTACTGGCCTCACAAGGTGTTTTTTCATTCTCATTGCTCATTCTGCTCTCGTTTATAGCAGCAGTGGCAGGCGACAGTGTTGGGTATGCATTTGGGTATCGAATTGGTCCGCGGATTTTTACCCGAGAGGATTCTCGATTTTTTAAAAAAGCACACCTTGAACAAGCACACAATTTTTTTGTTCGCTATGGCGCACAAGCCATTGTGCTGGCACGATTCATGCCCATTGTTAGAACGTTTACTCCGATTCTCGCAGGTGTTGGCAAAATGCCGTACCGCACATTCATCACTTATAATTTTATCGGTGCCGCATTGTGGGCGATTGGTATACCGACACTTGGGTTCACTCTTGGTACACTTGTGCCAAGTATTGACGAGTACATTCTCCCTATAATTGCTGGAATCATCGTGGTGTCATTTATCCCGCCAATTAAAAGCTGGTGGCAGTCGAGAAAGTCTTCACGAACCCAGGAAAGCACGCTAGGATAG
- a CDS encoding RluA family pseudouridine synthase, producing MPEHTLKVPIDIGKQRLDLYLVASLGLSRSRVQQLIRSGAVLISGVAPVIHHWLKAGEVITVVDNPEALIPPPPAPELVILDETEDFLVVVKQAGVLVHPAPNAKAPTLTSALLNYLPAIATVGQPDRPGIVHRLDRDVSGLLVVAKTAAMYDWLVNEFRERRVEKQYTALVHGSIDRDEGLITFPIGRSKTNPGRMAARPSGGEGRSAETAYTVLTRYVNFTLLSVVIHTGRTHQIRTHLNALGHPVVGDALYGKVLAQGVALPRLFLQATNLGFRDSQEVWHRYTLPLDAELATFLTTITA from the coding sequence ATGCCAGAACATACACTGAAGGTTCCAATTGATATAGGGAAACAACGCCTCGACCTCTATCTCGTAGCGTCCCTTGGGTTGTCGCGGAGTCGGGTGCAACAGCTGATTCGTAGTGGGGCAGTGCTTATTAGTGGGGTTGCCCCAGTCATACACCATTGGTTAAAAGCAGGAGAAGTCATTACCGTTGTCGATAATCCAGAGGCGTTGATTCCTCCACCCCCAGCTCCAGAACTTGTTATTCTCGACGAGACTGAAGATTTTTTAGTTGTCGTCAAGCAAGCTGGCGTTCTTGTTCACCCGGCGCCGAACGCCAAAGCGCCAACCTTAACTTCCGCGTTACTAAACTATTTACCAGCCATCGCAACAGTTGGTCAGCCGGACCGCCCCGGTATCGTGCATCGTCTTGATCGTGATGTTTCTGGTCTTCTTGTGGTCGCTAAGACGGCAGCTATGTATGACTGGTTGGTGAACGAGTTTCGTGAACGACGAGTGGAGAAGCAGTACACCGCACTGGTGCACGGCAGCATTGATCGTGACGAAGGTCTTATAACGTTTCCGATTGGTCGCTCGAAAACAAATCCGGGTCGTATGGCTGCTCGACCAAGCGGTGGTGAAGGACGGTCCGCCGAGACTGCGTACACGGTGCTTACTCGGTATGTTAACTTCACGTTACTTTCCGTGGTCATTCATACTGGCCGAACGCACCAAATACGAACCCACCTCAATGCCCTGGGTCACCCCGTGGTAGGGGACGCGTTGTACGGTAAAGTGTTGGCTCAGGGTGTGGCGTTGCCTCGACTTTTTTTGCAGGCGACGAATCTTGGATTCCGCGACTCACAGGAAGTTTGGCATCGGTATACGTTGCCGCTCGACGCTGAACTTGCTACCTTCTTGACTACCATAACGGCATGA